The proteins below come from a single Phycisphaeraceae bacterium genomic window:
- a CDS encoding filamentous hemagglutinin N-terminal domain-containing protein, producing MAKRQRVGTSRKQRQGLGQGTVSRLLLAGPLVGLMSVPALAGPTGEKVVHGTATFNRQGDLTVIRASDRAIINYSSFNLAQHESVRFIQPGASARVLNRIQSDAPTFIDGSIRANGQVYFVNRAGIVFGENSVLNVGGLYAAAGNISNRDFIAGNNRFTDVAGDVINQGRIEAGEIGLVGRRVANYGHIVAPQGMVTLASGDEVLIGERGGHVFARISNKDPQVEGGITQAGTIDSFQTMLSVGDHFALAVLDTSSMRGDRITVRGGKNSTVTVSGEIDATGAPMQRGGRVDVFGDTVVVDGAHIDASGDLGGGVIRIGGDYQGQGLSPTASRTLVTDSTLIRADALLAGSGGRVIVWSDQVTGFGGFISARGGALGGAGGFVEVSGKEHLVYRGLADVRATNGKAGQLLLDPRDTRVERNDDVSGGLTDIAFFDAPQTVTITDSKLAEQLSLLANGGVMRLQTTRDFTFLADATVNVTDVGADGFGTLIVEAGRRVIFEAGVTLDFGGGSFEVFANAAGFDPAGVPAGLDRGGGTGFITMAGDAVIRTAGGTIRFSLDNGFNNDQTSNAITISTIDAAGGSVIITHNGTAGPGRNILQAAAGNGITANSARLSIANGTGTIGTSGLFMRLDVGTIAMSSTGGAIFGQTLGAVTVGIVDGINGITSGNGNITLLSPGRITLAQDMNSGTGRVVARGEDIRATGGAMRGNTAAVEATNGTIGTEATRLAFETNTLAASATGSIFLNGSSRTTPPAGVTVGTVDGTAGITSDTGRILLDTTERITLTQGITASTQIVLDAESIRGAGVLRASQVGLNVGANGVGTNAARTAVEADRLAVAAGGSVFVNIDSLDGSSPVTIGTVATLAGVTGSAGLLKLVTARELVIADDITVAANARISGRNIRSTGGTISAAQIQLVTTGGAAGTIGSSGTPFEVITGRVAVSAGSSVFLALNELINGAGIEVGSVTVSGENIAGIVSTAGTITLTTPNLLSILSNITATGHGLSTNAINITAPTISVTGAPTVNSGTGGILLDLDSLLVNAALGGAFTGNSATLNIGTGGLNAQALFGSGFQNVTIDVDGAFETGAAGRFVAANNLSVIADSFTMAGDNSLTGTNGLSITSRSGLGATANLPGELSTNGVLAIETLGGDLELLGNGPVFASASSVGLTSSAQLLFGGAAPTTYQFSSLDAQAGTGIVFGAGVEGLNTVGALSLDAGTGLIDFQSTNPFVVNAGGGTALLSNIQGAGDLTFIGSVDATGGAGEFQVTLDGVLEFANGLDATGRDIALDTDGLVLGGVMLGNGLAILADTFSVGNDNGGFHLSNATLDNLGVASVRLGLAGQEATLATLDGVSTTYSGAFTIRSNDISAINNNSSFAALDLIALNQIGITGVALETKASNLHLEATNGILTTNATLRASGLGTLIDLFSDVTGTGNLEFDGDLRINGGGTRTIVTDLGTMRFVGALDAATNEALVLDAGTGELRFGSGMIGQGIAFSMLEMTAGAGIIGENSIAMRSDGSITLNNDLSTLDGNIQIVIDADGSGGDVGVFAGLSSTALGANSSGISVTSALGNNGIASLTFNGALATNGVNDNGVTVNAGNLGTSSFLSTINTVGGDVDLNGLTSLSGDVTTAGGAVTARGALIVNGPVRVTTSGGAFDAQSTTVINGLFEVFSSGGQVRFAGSVLDQTPGTATLRIDAGPLGLVRFEDVVGVSADGRHLSLIEVLDALRITFAGSGYRAITQNYNATFYDINRTGGGVTEFLSRGGNIDFNGGTINLFNGTDLTLTALNGGNVNLANLLVDAADADARLVARVRDDINFQGLAANGARLSLVDVVAGDGTIAGLIHFGASAFADTFTLTSDRIDFKGGIGSIVGSDMTILQRNGAFGITLGGDGAVANQLNLTKTDIDALADGFNVVRIGNASTNDINVVGDAGGLALMIRDPFELRTKGAITINRNITGTGDASLRMFADLGVVFNSTISTQGGSIISSRLNGTAVRSVILGDVRLLTAGGDVSLLGPIDAASLPGLDTLRIEAGAGRVDLGLIGQTIAIDSLFVRGGVINLAGIGTAGKSGVTGDTNIGGTGLVTFQGDHYNTNAARYFSSGGMLANSDITFTTNSNNLFFGDTGNAGRGGIEFGAGSTAWKVAAGATGNISLDGVYTGNGVNMSLTGFGITLAGNTTFNNANGTLTIDAPITGRNNLAINMGGGIVNLNAPIGSQTVESQRLRDLTISSNTINFNMARIDSDSSAFAASNYMFELPPGRTDQSIIAHAGNLTFTGGLITFTKGTLNFNANQGRVALADILGMPGTSMSLGVRGRDGVTLRSIGNSNNTGIQSLLIFGDELAVLGNVFVRGETLIRPFTDGREIALGTAQILGNNILEISQATFDRFRSTLATSSLNIGGIAASNDQSNPGFNQIFEQSNSLIRISDLAFGSRLNLFGQGIEILSGQTLTLNNAAAMRMNSTDTTRLNGAIAGSGGTITIGGNQSILASSINTGGGDLFMLSDALISSNATLNTLGAARDGNFTVTGGVQGLVANQGDFNLNVGRGNINLAPGSGIGTTTRLRSVNLIANNLVLSNVFTSGNQTYTGNQSLQLGGGVLNSLSGDIVFNNRLIVGNVHTVQTGGNGRIRVGEIGGTVDKKFDERLTLRTGANGLVEFRGNTSGFDALVVDADALMFGNRAISAGVVRFLGNIDSGTGLNSIEIRGGSQTEIAGNVGATGRFSSLMFGGGGLVVGQTGGATTINTSSEQLYENNVTIRGDVRMQAHGDGIAPNAADTIRFLGNVNGATAGADSLTIIVDRSTGFALNDVGGTDAIPTNMPVIEFRGNVGDSVRLGQLMLNIDGADIDGRMTTDGKRFSSILATIVFGDPQAFVANGQRGNFTVNVGELHMGHGEALTALGNFTLDATNARIADITTFGDMVLRLSNDLTIRNRPSGKTFDPITLRLTDDDGTDLVSTGSMRIFVGGQTLRVEGRRGELFEGEILRAVSLAATGANVLITGSVQDLGDLQIRSLPLASADLFISNGFVLDLRAQGPGNTNIAESIAGAVRTEEGGSVEAGTVVASTVRDILREIGLDPRGYAGDYPEGSYARQDVTQTILGSLDGVGMFIDVANLSGDGAPEITLERLERTITEQTVERYLLLWYGRRDDSGRLMTEVDPQTGAVKPVMMDGRTIAENPADAPSAKILASFEQVLEDCRDSLKATDPELAEARELPADVWMAYLMANESRYPAAATYVNELKALMQSLRAMGLSADELRRVWDLKLNELAPRGLDRDGFRRLVAGQAPVEIVRSSEHNGLAPVIEIEQ from the coding sequence ATGGCGAAGCGTCAACGCGTCGGAACGAGCAGGAAGCAGCGGCAGGGTCTCGGACAGGGGACGGTATCGCGTTTGCTCCTGGCGGGGCCTCTGGTTGGGTTGATGAGTGTGCCTGCGCTCGCCGGACCCACAGGCGAGAAAGTGGTGCATGGGACAGCGACGTTCAATCGCCAGGGCGACCTGACGGTCATCCGCGCGAGCGATCGGGCGATTATCAACTACAGCAGCTTCAATCTGGCCCAGCATGAGTCAGTCCGCTTCATTCAGCCCGGGGCCAGTGCGCGCGTGCTGAACCGGATTCAGAGCGACGCTCCGACCTTTATTGACGGCTCGATTCGCGCGAACGGGCAGGTGTATTTTGTGAATCGCGCAGGCATTGTGTTTGGCGAGAACTCGGTGCTCAATGTCGGCGGCCTGTATGCAGCGGCGGGCAATATCTCGAACCGCGATTTCATCGCAGGCAACAACCGCTTTACGGATGTCGCGGGAGATGTGATCAACCAGGGTCGCATCGAAGCGGGAGAAATCGGGCTTGTCGGGCGCCGGGTTGCCAACTACGGGCACATCGTCGCGCCGCAGGGCATGGTGACTCTGGCCAGCGGTGATGAAGTGCTCATCGGTGAGCGTGGTGGGCACGTCTTTGCGCGCATCAGCAACAAGGATCCGCAGGTCGAAGGCGGAATCACGCAGGCGGGCACGATCGATTCCTTCCAGACGATGCTGAGCGTGGGGGACCACTTCGCATTGGCAGTGCTCGACACATCGAGTATGCGAGGCGATCGAATCACGGTTCGTGGCGGCAAGAACAGCACCGTCACCGTCTCGGGCGAGATCGACGCGACCGGAGCACCGATGCAGCGCGGCGGGCGCGTGGATGTATTTGGCGACACGGTTGTGGTTGATGGCGCGCACATCGACGCTTCGGGCGATCTTGGTGGCGGCGTGATTCGCATCGGTGGCGACTATCAGGGTCAGGGCCTGAGCCCGACTGCAAGCCGCACATTGGTAACGGATTCGACTTTGATTCGGGCCGATGCGTTGCTTGCGGGCAGCGGTGGGCGCGTGATTGTGTGGTCGGATCAGGTGACAGGCTTTGGCGGATTCATCTCGGCGCGCGGCGGTGCCCTTGGCGGCGCGGGCGGGTTTGTCGAAGTTTCGGGCAAGGAGCACCTGGTCTATCGCGGCCTGGCCGACGTGCGAGCGACCAATGGCAAAGCCGGCCAACTGTTGCTCGACCCGCGCGACACGCGTGTGGAGCGCAACGATGACGTCAGCGGCGGGCTGACGGACATCGCGTTTTTCGACGCGCCGCAGACTGTGACGATCACGGATTCAAAACTGGCTGAACAGTTGTCGTTGCTGGCCAATGGCGGCGTGATGAGGCTTCAGACGACGCGCGACTTCACGTTCCTGGCTGATGCAACCGTCAACGTGACCGATGTTGGTGCAGACGGGTTCGGCACATTGATCGTCGAGGCTGGCCGTCGGGTGATCTTCGAAGCGGGCGTGACGCTTGACTTCGGTGGCGGGTCGTTCGAGGTCTTCGCGAACGCAGCCGGTTTCGACCCTGCGGGTGTGCCGGCCGGTCTTGATCGCGGCGGCGGCACAGGATTCATTACTATGGCCGGTGACGCGGTCATTCGCACAGCGGGCGGGACGATCCGCTTTAGCCTCGACAACGGGTTCAACAACGACCAAACCTCTAACGCGATCACGATCTCGACCATTGATGCGGCGGGTGGCTCGGTCATCATCACGCACAATGGCACGGCCGGCCCGGGTAGAAACATTCTGCAGGCAGCTGCGGGGAACGGGATCACGGCCAACAGTGCGCGACTCTCCATCGCCAACGGTACCGGCACCATAGGAACATCAGGGCTGTTCATGCGGCTGGATGTCGGAACGATCGCGATGTCGTCGACAGGCGGCGCGATCTTCGGCCAGACACTGGGCGCGGTCACTGTCGGGATTGTCGATGGAATCAATGGTATTACGAGCGGAAACGGCAACATCACGTTGCTCAGCCCCGGGCGCATCACGCTGGCGCAGGACATGAACTCAGGTACAGGCCGAGTTGTTGCACGAGGCGAGGATATTCGTGCTACCGGTGGAGCCATGCGAGGCAATACGGCGGCGGTGGAAGCAACCAACGGCACGATCGGCACCGAAGCAACCCGTTTGGCGTTCGAAACCAATACGTTGGCAGCGAGCGCAACGGGGAGCATCTTCCTGAATGGGTCATCGCGCACTACGCCACCAGCAGGCGTGACGGTCGGCACAGTCGATGGCACAGCCGGCATCACAAGCGACACAGGTCGCATCTTGCTCGATACGACCGAACGCATCACGCTGACGCAGGGCATCACCGCTTCGACACAGATCGTGTTGGACGCCGAGAGCATTCGTGGCGCTGGCGTGTTGCGGGCAAGTCAGGTTGGACTCAATGTCGGCGCCAACGGAGTCGGCACCAATGCGGCACGGACGGCTGTGGAAGCAGACCGTCTTGCAGTGGCTGCGGGCGGCTCCGTGTTCGTCAACATCGATTCACTCGATGGATCTTCGCCAGTCACGATCGGCACCGTGGCAACTCTCGCGGGTGTGACAGGCAGTGCGGGTCTGCTCAAACTGGTCACCGCTCGTGAATTGGTGATTGCTGACGACATTACGGTGGCAGCCAACGCTCGAATCAGCGGGCGCAACATTCGCTCGACCGGAGGCACGATTTCGGCTGCCCAGATCCAGTTGGTCACTACAGGCGGAGCAGCAGGGACGATCGGCAGTTCCGGAACGCCGTTCGAAGTGATCACAGGTCGCGTTGCTGTATCGGCGGGCAGTTCGGTGTTCCTCGCGCTGAACGAACTTATTAATGGCGCAGGTATCGAAGTCGGATCCGTAACGGTGAGTGGTGAGAACATTGCGGGCATCGTCAGCACCGCCGGAACGATCACTCTCACGACCCCGAACCTGTTGTCGATTCTTTCGAACATCACCGCGACGGGTCACGGCCTGAGTACGAACGCAATCAACATCACTGCGCCAACGATTTCTGTAACAGGGGCGCCGACGGTCAACTCGGGCACCGGCGGAATTCTGCTCGACCTCGACAGTTTGCTCGTCAATGCGGCACTCGGCGGAGCATTCACAGGCAACTCGGCGACACTGAATATCGGCACGGGAGGCCTCAACGCACAAGCATTGTTCGGTTCGGGGTTCCAGAATGTCACGATTGACGTTGATGGTGCTTTCGAGACAGGTGCTGCGGGGCGCTTTGTCGCAGCCAACAACCTCTCGGTCATCGCCGACTCATTCACCATGGCTGGTGACAACAGTCTGACGGGCACGAATGGTCTTTCGATCACATCGCGCAGCGGGCTTGGTGCGACGGCGAATCTGCCGGGCGAACTGAGCACGAATGGTGTGCTTGCGATCGAGACGCTTGGCGGGGATCTCGAGCTGCTCGGCAATGGGCCGGTGTTTGCGAGTGCTTCGAGTGTTGGGCTGACCAGTTCGGCACAGTTGCTCTTCGGTGGCGCGGCACCCACAACCTATCAGTTCAGTTCGCTCGACGCGCAGGCGGGCACAGGTATTGTGTTTGGTGCAGGTGTCGAAGGGCTCAACACGGTGGGCGCGCTAAGCCTCGATGCGGGCACGGGACTCATCGATTTCCAGAGTACAAATCCGTTCGTCGTGAATGCTGGCGGCGGGACGGCACTGTTGAGCAACATTCAAGGCGCGGGCGACCTCACGTTCATCGGCTCTGTCGATGCAACGGGCGGAGCGGGTGAGTTTCAGGTCACACTTGATGGGGTGCTCGAGTTTGCCAATGGACTGGACGCGACCGGGCGCGACATCGCGCTTGATACGGATGGGCTGGTGCTCGGCGGGGTCATGCTGGGCAACGGGCTGGCGATCCTGGCCGACACGTTCAGCGTGGGCAATGACAACGGTGGGTTCCACCTGAGCAACGCCACGCTCGACAATCTTGGCGTGGCAAGCGTTCGCCTCGGGCTTGCGGGTCAGGAAGCGACGCTGGCGACACTCGATGGAGTTTCAACCACATACAGCGGTGCATTCACGATTCGCAGCAATGACATCAGTGCTATCAACAACAACTCATCATTTGCAGCACTCGACCTGATCGCGCTCAATCAGATCGGTATCACTGGCGTCGCTCTTGAAACCAAGGCGAGCAATCTGCACCTCGAAGCGACCAATGGCATTCTCACCACGAATGCGACATTGCGGGCATCGGGTCTGGGCACACTGATCGATCTGTTCAGCGATGTCACGGGCACGGGAAATCTGGAGTTCGATGGCGACCTGCGCATCAATGGCGGCGGAACGCGCACCATCGTGACCGATCTGGGCACGATGCGATTCGTCGGCGCACTCGATGCAGCAACGAACGAAGCGTTGGTCCTCGATGCGGGCACCGGCGAACTGCGGTTTGGGAGCGGCATGATCGGGCAGGGAATTGCGTTCTCCATGCTCGAAATGACGGCAGGAGCCGGCATCATCGGCGAGAACTCGATCGCGATGCGTTCGGATGGCAGCATCACGCTCAACAACGACCTGAGCACGCTTGACGGCAATATTCAGATTGTCATCGATGCCGACGGCAGCGGGGGCGATGTGGGGGTGTTCGCTGGGCTGTCGAGTACGGCGCTGGGTGCAAACTCGAGCGGAATTTCCGTCACGAGCGCACTTGGAAACAACGGCATCGCCAGTCTCACTTTTAACGGCGCGCTCGCGACCAATGGCGTCAATGACAACGGAGTAACTGTCAATGCGGGGAATCTCGGCACCTCAAGCTTCCTCAGCACGATCAACACCGTGGGCGGCGATGTCGATCTGAACGGATTGACGAGTCTGAGCGGCGACGTGACCACGGCGGGTGGCGCGGTCACCGCACGCGGAGCACTGATTGTCAACGGGCCGGTGCGCGTCACGACCAGCGGCGGTGCATTCGATGCGCAGAGCACGACGGTCATCAATGGGCTGTTCGAAGTGTTCTCGTCCGGCGGGCAGGTGCGTTTCGCGGGCTCGGTGCTCGATCAGACGCCGGGCACAGCGACACTGCGGATCGACGCTGGTCCGCTCGGGCTCGTCCGGTTCGAGGATGTGGTGGGTGTAAGCGCCGATGGACGCCACCTCTCTCTTATCGAAGTGCTCGATGCGCTGCGGATCACATTCGCAGGCAGCGGGTACCGTGCGATCACTCAGAACTACAACGCCACGTTCTACGACATCAACCGCACGGGCGGTGGTGTCACTGAGTTCCTCTCACGAGGCGGAAACATCGATTTCAACGGCGGGACGATCAATCTGTTCAATGGCACGGATCTGACGCTGACCGCACTCAACGGCGGCAATGTCAACCTTGCGAATCTGCTGGTTGACGCTGCTGATGCTGACGCGAGACTTGTTGCGCGTGTGCGTGATGACATTAACTTCCAGGGTCTGGCTGCGAATGGCGCGCGACTCTCGCTGGTTGACGTGGTTGCTGGCGACGGCACGATTGCGGGCCTGATTCACTTTGGTGCCAGTGCATTTGCCGATACATTTACGCTGACGTCGGATCGCATTGATTTCAAAGGTGGAATTGGGTCGATCGTCGGCAGCGACATGACAATTCTGCAGCGTAATGGTGCCTTCGGCATCACGCTCGGGGGCGATGGAGCCGTCGCCAATCAACTCAACCTCACCAAGACCGACATCGATGCATTGGCCGATGGGTTCAATGTTGTGCGCATCGGCAACGCCTCGACGAACGACATCAATGTTGTCGGCGATGCTGGCGGGTTGGCGCTCATGATTCGCGATCCGTTTGAGCTTCGGACGAAGGGCGCGATCACGATCAACCGCAACATCACTGGCACAGGAGACGCATCGCTGCGTATGTTTGCCGATCTGGGTGTGGTGTTCAACTCGACGATTTCGACACAGGGCGGAAGCATTATCTCTTCGCGTCTGAACGGCACAGCGGTGCGGAGCGTGATTCTGGGTGATGTGCGACTCCTGACGGCTGGCGGCGATGTGAGCCTGCTCGGGCCGATCGACGCTGCAAGCCTGCCGGGCCTCGATACGCTTCGCATCGAGGCGGGTGCGGGCCGTGTGGATCTCGGGTTGATCGGGCAGACAATCGCGATTGATAGTTTGTTCGTTCGCGGCGGAGTCATCAATCTTGCGGGTATCGGAACTGCAGGAAAGAGCGGTGTCACCGGCGATACCAACATCGGCGGAACGGGGCTCGTCACATTCCAGGGCGACCACTACAACACAAATGCTGCCAGGTATTTCTCTTCGGGCGGTATGCTCGCGAACTCGGACATCACGTTTACCACCAACAGCAACAATCTGTTCTTTGGCGATACGGGGAATGCCGGTCGCGGCGGTATCGAGTTTGGTGCAGGCTCCACAGCGTGGAAAGTCGCGGCGGGCGCAACCGGCAATATTTCGCTTGACGGCGTGTACACAGGCAACGGCGTGAACATGAGTCTCACCGGCTTTGGTATCACTCTCGCGGGCAACACGACGTTCAACAACGCCAATGGCACGCTGACCATTGACGCGCCGATCACCGGTCGCAACAACCTGGCCATCAATATGGGTGGCGGTATCGTCAACCTCAATGCTCCGATCGGGAGCCAGACGGTCGAGTCGCAGCGTCTGCGCGATCTCACGATCTCTTCGAATACGATCAACTTCAACATGGCCCGTATCGACTCGGACTCGTCGGCCTTCGCTGCGAGCAACTACATGTTCGAACTGCCTCCAGGCCGAACGGACCAGAGCATCATCGCGCACGCGGGCAATCTGACGTTCACGGGCGGTCTGATCACCTTTACCAAGGGCACGCTCAACTTCAACGCAAACCAGGGACGCGTGGCATTGGCTGACATTCTCGGCATGCCCGGCACAAGTATGTCGCTCGGTGTGCGCGGGCGCGATGGCGTCACGCTTCGCAGCATTGGCAACTCCAACAACACCGGCATTCAGTCGTTGCTCATCTTTGGCGATGAGCTGGCAGTCCTCGGCAATGTGTTCGTCCGTGGTGAAACACTGATTCGGCCTTTCACCGATGGGCGCGAGATCGCGCTCGGTACGGCTCAGATTCTGGGCAACAACATTCTCGAAATCAGTCAGGCAACCTTTGATCGGTTCCGCTCTACTCTTGCAACAAGTTCCCTGAACATCGGCGGCATCGCGGCGTCGAATGACCAGAGCAACCCCGGGTTCAATCAGATCTTCGAGCAGTCGAACAGCCTGATTCGTATCAGCGACCTCGCGTTCGGTTCAAGGCTCAATCTCTTCGGACAGGGGATTGAGATTCTCAGCGGGCAGACGCTGACTTTGAATAATGCTGCGGCGATGAGGATGAACTCCACCGACACAACGCGTCTCAATGGCGCTATCGCGGGCTCGGGTGGGACGATCACCATCGGCGGGAATCAATCGATTCTCGCATCAAGCATCAATACCGGCGGCGGCGATCTCTTCATGCTTTCCGACGCTCTGATCTCCTCCAACGCAACACTCAACACACTCGGGGCGGCTCGCGATGGCAACTTCACCGTCACGGGTGGCGTTCAGGGCCTCGTTGCTAATCAGGGCGATTTCAACCTCAATGTCGGACGTGGGAACATCAATCTCGCGCCCGGCAGCGGCATCGGCACGACGACTCGCCTCCGTTCGGTCAATCTCATTGCCAACAACCTTGTGCTTTCCAACGTCTTCACCTCGGGGAACCAGACCTATACCGGGAACCAGTCGCTGCAACTGGGTGGCGGTGTGCTTAACTCGCTTTCGGGTGACATCGTCTTTAATAACCGCCTCATCGTCGGCAATGTTCACACAGTGCAAACGGGCGGCAACGGCCGAATCCGCGTCGGCGAGATCGGCGGCACGGTTGACAAGAAGTTCGACGAACGTCTCACGCTTCGCACGGGTGCCAACGGACTTGTTGAGTTCCGAGGCAACACCTCCGGATTCGACGCACTTGTTGTCGATGCCGACGCGCTGATGTTCGGCAACCGCGCCATCTCGGCGGGTGTAGTGCGTTTCCTGGGCAACATCGACTCGGGCACCGGGCTCAACTCGATCGAGATTCGTGGCGGCAGCCAGACCGAAATCGCGGGCAACGTCGGGGCAACCGGACGATTCAGTTCGCTGATGTTCGGTGGAGGTGGGCTTGTCGTCGGCCAGACCGGCGGAGCCACCACGATCAACACCAGCAGCGAGCAACTCTACGAAAACAACGTGACGATCAGAGGCGATGTGCGCATGCAGGCACACGGCGATGGCATCGCGCCAAACGCTGCTGACACCATCCGGTTCCTCGGCAATGTCAATGGTGCAACCGCGGGCGCCGATTCACTCACGATCATTGTCGATCGTTCGACCGGGTTCGCACTGAACGATGTCGGCGGGACCGATGCGATCCCGACGAACATGCCCGTGATCGAGTTCCGCGGAAACGTCGGCGACAGCGTTCGCCTCGGGCAGTTGATGCTCAATATCGACGGCGCGGACATTGATGGACGCATGACGACGGATGGCAAGCGGTTCTCATCGATCCTTGCGACCATAGTCTTTGGCGATCCTCAGGCGTTCGTTGCCAATGGCCAGCGGGGCAACTTCACGGTCAACGTCGGCGAACTGCACATGGGCCATGGCGAAGCGCTGACCGCGCTGGGCAACTTCACGCTCGATGCCACCAACGCCCGGATCGCCGACATCACAACTTTCGGCGACATGGTCTTGCGTCTCAGCAACGACCTGACCATCCGCAATCGCCCGAGTGGCAAGACCTTCGACCCGATCACGCTGCGACTGACCGATGACGACGGCACGGACCTGGTCTCCACCGGCTCAATGCGGATCTTTGTGGGTGGCCAGACCCTGCGTGTCGAAGGACGCCGCGGAGAACTCTTCGAGGGCGAGATTTTGCGTGCGGTGTCGCTGGCCGCGACGGGTGCCAATGTCCTGATCACGGGCAGCGTGCAGGACTTGGGCGACCTTCAGATCCGGTCGCTTCCGCTTGCATCGGCAGACCTCTTCATCAGTAACGGGTTCGTGCTTGATCTGCGTGCACAAGGCCCCGGCAACACCAACATCGCCGAGTCGATCGCGGGTGCTGTCCGGACTGAAGAAGGTGGCTCGGTCGAAGCGGGTACGGTCGTTGCTTCGACGGTGCGCGACATTCTGCGTGAGATTGGACTCGACCCGCGCGGGTACGCTGGCGACTATCCCGAAGGCTCGTACGCCCGCCAGGATGTCACCCAGACGATTCTCGGTTCGCTCGATGGCGTCGGCATGTTCATCGACGTTGCCAATCTCAGTGGCGATGGCGCACCTGAGATCACCCTCGAACGTCTCGAACGCACGATCACCGAACAAACTGTTGAACGGTATCTGCTGTTGTGGTATGGTCGTCGTGACGACTCGGGCCGACTCATGACCGAGGTCGATCCTCAGACCGGCGCAGTCAAGCCCGTGATGATGGACGGCCGGACAATCGCGGAAAACCCCGCCGATGCCCCCTCCGCGAAGATCCTGGCATCGTTTGAGCAGGTTCTTGAGGACTGCCGCGATTCGCTGAAGGCAACCGACCCGGAATTGGCCGAAGCACGCGAACTGCCTGCCGATGTCTGGATGGCGTATTTGATGGCTAACGAATCGCGTTATCCGGCCGCTGCGACATACGTCAATGAACTCAAAGCCCTGATGCAATCGTTGCGGGCGATGGGTCTCTCAGCCGACGAGTTGCGCCGTGTCTGGGATCTGAAACTCAATGAACTGGCACCCCGTGGCCTGGATCGCGATGGTTTCCGCAGGCTCGTGGCTGGTCAGGCACCGGTCGAGATTGTCCGGTCGAGCGAGCACAACGGACTCGCTCCGGTCATCGAGATCGAGCAGTAA